taaccaccgccgcaacacactacacaaggccgacctgcaggcgggccttttatagtgtggggcgtgtactaaaccccctgagccataattggccaaagccaccctggctttggccaattatggctctccgttttttgcgcgctgtgattggccaggcatgcgggtcatagtgcatgcttggccaatcatcagtcagCAATTTactgtgaattatgggccgtgatgcatcactcgaatttggtgcgaacggcccgtaacgttcgtatttagacgaacggtcgaacatacgatgttcaagtcgaacatggggtcgactcgaacacgaagctcaatCCTTGAAGGTTATATATGGAGAACATGTACCAAGTTGTGAGTATTGCGATGATTAAGTTTGTTGTATTTACCAACCTTATTTGCTTTGCATCATAGATCACGGGCTGATCCGTCCGTTTTTCCCTGAGGAAAGAGAGACAATTCTCCGAAACTTCGGGTTTACAATTGGACAATCATCTCCTGTATTCTTTTTTGCTTCATTATATCATTGTTCAGATGTGGTTGTTCCATATATACCATTCAATTTTAATGTATAAACAAACTCTTTGGTATACGcagaataaattatatttataccTTACTCTTTGAGTTCATATATCttggtgcctttaaagtccactaGGGGATCTCCCTTCTGTTTCTCGATTCATTAATTGAATGTGGCACCATTTCTTATAGACGACTACCGATAACATTGttgttgtttataaacattgatcagacgggagatagagagatacaaagtaacattattaggtagattcacaaagagttaggtcggcttatctacagataagccgacctaactctgaatctacgccggcgtttgtttaaagcggaggtttacccataccttacacattttcccctttgctttatgctcgttttgtctagggaaatcggctatatgtattaaaatatgatccgtacttacccgttttcgagatgcatcttctccgccgcttccgggtatgggctgcgggactgggcgttccttcttgattgacagtcttccgagaggcttccgacggtcgcatccatcgcgtcacgattttccgaaagaagccgaacgtcggtgcgcaggcgcagtatagagccgcaccgacgttcggcttctttcggctacgagtgacgcgatggatgcgaccgtcggaagcctctcggaagactgtcaatcaagaaggaacgcccgctcccgaagacccatacccggaagcgacggagaagatgcatctcgaaaacggtaagtactgctcatattttaatacaaatagccgattcccctagacaaaacgagcaggaatctaaggggaaaaaaaaaggaattggttgaactcccgctttaagcgtatgctcaaacagagatacgcttaaacaaagctaagataggacggcgcaagccggcctatcttagcttgcaatgtttctgatggccgctagatggcgcttccattgcggccggcgtagattatgtaaatgaggggatacgccgtttcacgaacttacgccaggcctacgccgtcgaattacgtcgtttccgtaagggataggccgcctaaagttagagctatgctctagtggcctagccaatgttaagtatggctgccgttcccgccgcaaaattcgaaatgttaacgtcgtttgcgtaagtcgtccgcgaatcgggagttacgtcgtttacgtccgcgtcgaaatcattaggcccgtacggcctacttagccgcaatgcgcactgggaaatgtagtcgcccggcgcatgcgcagtgtcaaaaaacgtgaggtcaagcctcatttccatacaacacgcccccctccaagtcatttgaattaggcgcccttacgcccgctcgtttgaggctacgccgccgtagattagcaggtaagtggtttgagaatcactaatagcctaactaatttacggcggtgtagcctaaacaggctaggctgcgccgtcctaaatttaatcccatctctctgaatctacctatatgaatTGTGCATGTACTCTGTTGTATTCATTGGATATCAGTAAAAGCTGCCTGacaagtaaaacaaaaacaaaaaaaatcatttttattacataaaatgGGTTCCTATTAAACCCAGTAATAGCCCTTTATTTACATTAAAAGCCGTAATTCGAATTCTTCTTTCCCGTAACGCCTGCATTATCATTTTTCCTGATGATTTTTGAATTTCTATTTTTCTAACCATCAAACtctgtttgtttttatatttgtttattttgttatttttgttgcaTTCAATTGAaaatctttatttaatttgtaaacaACTTTACAATGCTTTATCCCAGAATCATCATTTTAGTAGTCtatttatatacatttacatTCTTTTAATTTATTTCCAAATTCCCTCTAGCATTCTCTAGAACAGTTCCACTGTTAAAGATTTTCCAATTTATTTCCAATGCTCCTCAGCGCCATCCAGTGGTCATAATGTGGAATTTTACTACTGTCCataagatgaaaaaaaatattcactcagaagagaaaatagtttatttgtttgtaatgttggaaaaaaaaattaataaagaaataaaaaaaaaaaaaagagaaaatagtcACATGCAGACTTACTggtcataatttttttgcataaatagaCCCCTCAGTGTCATTTTAAACagacaatttattaaaaataaaaagttatatattatagaaaaaaaatagatttgtttAATCTGCAGTACCAATAAGTGAACTTCGTAATTAAAatgaaaaagtgttttttttttttttttatattttagttttgttGCATTATCTATAAATTGCATTAAAAATAAAACGATTGCAAGCCTATATCCCCATCCTATTCATCCTCTTTGGCATAAAATGTTCTAAGTATTtgttatcttaaagcgggggttcaccctaaacaaaaattctaacattacaatgagctgacctgtgacacggacattatgctggtctttttttttttttttttcgtacaaccgttttatctgtattttctccccggatttcccgtgggagtgggcgttcctattcacagggtaagtgattgacattcttccaaccggcgcatacagcgcgtcacgagttgccgaaagaaaccgaacgCCGGGtgagctctatacggcgcctgcgcaccgacgtttggcttcttccggtcggaagaacgtcaatcacttaccctgtgaataggaacgcccactccctcggggaatccggggagaaaatacagataaaacggttgtacgaaaaaaaaaaaaaagaccagcataatatccgtgtcacaggtcagctcattgtaatgttagatttttttttttagggtgaacccccgctttaaccacttgccaaaattacattttattttatctatatatataaaactcaacgtgtgtgtgtgtgtgtgtgtgtgtgtgtgtatgtatgtatgtatgtatgtatgtatgtatgtatgtatgttccagcatcacgtccaaacggctaaagatattaacatgaaacttggcacacatgttacttctatgtcagcaacaaacataggataggtggtttaacccttacccacccccatttgccatggtcggggtttttctttaaagtcccattcaactctatgggaaatacatgttacttcataacttccaaacggctgtagatatttccataacacttggtcacatgttacttatatgtccacttaaactataggatagttcatttatcccttaactacccccatttgtgagggtcggggtttttgtttaaagtcccatgcaaatcaatgggaaatgtatgttcccacataacttctgtacgcctggagatatttcaataatacctggtacacatattacttatatgccaaataaaaatatatgacagttacattaacccttacctacacccttatataaaagatgggtatatttatattactatgattttcctccccaaaaagttaagataggaagacctggcaacgccgggtattcagctagttatcTATAAATTGCGTTAAAAATAAAACGATTGCAAGCCAATATCCTCATCCTATTAATCTTCTTTGGCATAAAATGTTCTAAGTATttgttatcttaaccacttgccaaaattacattttatataaaaaataaatggggggggggggggttgacatccgggggccctctgggccctttaataaaaacaaaaaaaaattcccatagtcagtcccatcccccccacagttagaacacacctagggaacacagttaaccccttgatcgccccctagcgttaaccccttccctgccagtgacatttacacagtaatcagtgcatttttatagcactgatcgttctataaatgacaatggtcccaaaaatgtgtcaaaagtgtccgatgtgtccgccataatgtcgcagtcatgataaaaatcgcagatcgccaccattacccgtaaaaaataaataataaaaatgccataaaactatcccctattttgtagacgctataactttggcgcaaaccaatcaataaacgcttattgcgatttttttaccaaaaatatgtagaagaatacgtatcagcctaaactgaggacattttttttatttttataaatgtgggatatttattatagcaaaaggtaaaagatATTGGAGTTGGTTTACTATTTTGAacttcgaacaaatttttttcaaaatcagaaagttcattttttttttgtgatccgatgatgccaccattgattttctaaattcagccgaccaaaccttcatgttgctacagaaaataattttcttggccaggaatcttcttttctctccggaaatttttgcccatgcgcattttttttttttttttttgtattacatttctcacacgattctcccatcattgattagaaaatcgtttgtttttcaaaaaaatttccaacatgtccgattcctcGAATTCGATTGCCGCacaaaaatcggctgttgctgcagccccacTAAAAAGTGTGAAATCCGTACGAAAATTCTTAGAAATGAATTTCCGAAAGAAAAATCTTTCTATATTCGAATCGTGTATGGCCGGCATAAAACTGgttcactcagaatctggtgcagctgtgcatggtagccaatcagcttctaacctcagcttgctcaattaagctttggcattaaaacctggaagctgattggttcacTTTGCGAAAGTGAGCCTGAGTTTTCACTCTTCAACCTTAGTAAagaaacccccattgtgttttttctttcaaaattgtcgctgttcttttgtttatagcgtcacacttaaccccttcagcgcccccctacaggttaacccctttactaccagtgtcatttacacagtaatgagtgcatttttatagcactggtcactgtaaaaatgacaatggtcccaaaaatgtgtcaaaagtgtccgccataatgtcgcagtcacgatcaaaaaaaaaaaaaaaacgctgatcgctgccattactggtcaaaaaaatatattaataaaaacgccataaaactatcccctattttgtagacgctataactttttgcgcaaaccgatcaataaacgcttattgcgatttttaccaaaaataagtagaagaatacgtatcggcctaaactgaggacattttttttttttataaatgtgggatatttattatagcaaaaagtgaaagatATTGGAGGTGGTTTACTATTTTAAacttcgaacaaattttcttttcaaaatcagaaagttttttgtttttttttgtgattcgatgacgccaccattgattttcgaaattcggccgaccagaatatgtatcgacctaaactgaggggaaaaaaaagttttatttttatatcttttttggagatatttattacagaaaaaagtaaaaaaatgattaaatttttttcaaaattgtcgctctatttttgtttatagcgcaaaaaataaaaacacagaggtgatcaaataccaccaaaagaaagctctatttgtgggaaaaaaaggacaccaattttgtttgggagccacgtggcacgaccgcgcaattgtcagttaaaacgacaaagtaccgaatcgcaaaaagtggcctggtctttggccagccaaatggtccggggctgaagtggctaaacTAGAACCTAAATCTAAACATTCATAATAACGATCCCAATGTAAAGAAAATGGGTAATGCAGATACAGTACCAAatatccaataataataataactgtgCAAAAACGTTGtgcaaatgacaattgtgcaaaaATAACAGTTCAGGACTTCCAGAAAAAGAATGTGCAAAATTTCTTTGTGCAAATTAAATATAAACAGTCTAGTATGTACAGTATGAAGCAATCACATAATAAAGTGCAAAGCAGTCCAAGTGCAATAATAAATCCAAATGTGTGATAAAATGTCATCAGATGTAAAGTGCTTGTGCCACCACTCACTGGATGGTGAAGATTAGCCAGATGGTGGCACAAGCACTTTACATCTGATGACATTTTATCACACATTTGGATTTATTATTGCACTTGGACTGctttgcactttattattattgCACATTTTTTGCACAGTTATTATTATTGGATATTTGGTACTGTGTCTGCATTACCCATTATCTTTACATTGGGAAATCGTTATTATGAATGTTCTAGTttagggccaccatcaggggggtacaggcagtgcaCCTGTAAGGGACCTGGAGGTCaccggggccccggatggcaaccccccccccctttttttatatatttttttattaaagggcccagaggtccccagggcccccgaatatatatatacacattcccTTTATACACCTAATCACTGTGATCAGAGGAAGGTGGAAAAATAGCAGAAAAATTACAATTTTCTCCCATTCAGAATGATGCTAAGCAGGTTTTTCACATCCCCCTTCAAGATAATGATATAGATGAATGCCATACACCCAACACAGCATAGAGGGGCTCGGTGAAGGTGGcggtgaaggtgtggaggtggTGGAGGGGGTCACACATATAGAAGGAGATCTGTCCGGCCTCATAATCCAGGTATACCCGGACTTTGTTTCCAAGAAGATTGTCAGGGAGTTCGGTCTCATCCATGTCATGTATTAAGCTATACTTTTTACCAACCCTGGACAAACCCCAGGACACGTCATTAGCCCCAATTAAGGAATCATCCCCGTCCCTGTCTATATGGTCGTAACTCATCCCGATTCTCCAGTTATTGGATGTCTGGAGATCTacttcccagtaatgtctcccAGAGGAAAAACTCTGATTGCCTAAAACTTGAGGATATTCTTCAAATCTCTCTGAACTATTTGTGTGATTCTGGCTTCTACCTGACCTGGATGCGGTCTTCTTATCAGATGAGATACATACATAATTATTAGCCGTGTCCTCATCCAATAATATGTCGGCTTTCTGAATATAGATCCCCCCAATTGCACCACTTATTACATCAGATAAACCTTGTCCCAATGTGTGTGAGACCGCCGTCACATCCAGAGCCCCTCCATCGCGGAGGAGTTTCTCATGTCTCTTTCTGTActcgtcatctccatcctcagtatcacacaagtcacctgaGTCTGATTCCTGAAGGACGGCCAATGGATCCGTCATGGCGCACAGCTCCTCTAAGTGACGCATCTTCCTGGACAGATCCTCCGTCTTTAATTCCAACTCCTGGATCAGATCATTGATTGGGCTTAAGACCCCCTTTGCCTGCCTGGAGATCTCACCCAGGACCCTCTTCTCCAGGTCTTCCAGACGTCTCCTGAGGTCTCTGAACAAGTCAAGGACTCTCTTCTCTTCACCATTTACATTTCCTTGTACTTTTCCTCTGTGTTCCTTCAGACTTTGGACTCTGTCTTCTGTCCTCCCTCTCTTAGTAATCAGTTTCTGAAGATTATTTATCagtttcttcttcctcttcataGAAACCTCTTGTAGGGTCTCCACCTGGTGTCCTCGATGTTCTCCAGTTAAACTGCAGGAGACGCAGATACAAGCAGAGTCCTCGgtgcagtaatactccaggatcTTCTTATGGACGGGGCACTTCCTGTTCTCCGGCGTGCTGGTGGGGACACATATGACGTGTTCTGGTGACTTGCTGTGGACTCTCAGATGGTCATCACATAGAGAAGCCTCACAAAGCAGGCAGGACTTCACAGCGGGTACAGAGGAGTGAATACAGTAAGTGCAGAAGATCCCGGACTTCTCTGGTTCTGGTGAAGCAGACAGGAAACCCTGTGTGATGTTACGTAGAAATAAATTGCTGTGTAGTGAAGGCCGTTCCTTGAACTCTTCCCTGCACTGAGGACAGGAATAATCTCCAGACCCTTCCTGTGTATCAAACACACGATCAATGcagacccggcagaagttgtgtccaCATTTCAACATGACGGGATCCgtataaatgttcagacagaTGGAACAATCCAGCTCCGCTCTCAGATCTGAGGACGCCATCGCTGACAGCAGAAGAGAGAAATGAAAGTTTCTGTAATTCATTAACTAGTCTATCCTGTTAGGCAAGTTCCTATATAGGGCGAGGCAGAGAATGAAAGGCAGTAGCAGCTCAATAGCGACCCCtgcccacacctccttgaagtctctaacacgtaatgagcgtcctgccacacagatgtagttcccaggagggggtgagcacgttactgaccaccgcagtaaaacgGAAAATTTATTATGAGTACttgccgtaattttcctttcctgatggactccatggcagcctacgtgtgggttaaccccgcctcctctccaatgctataggaccccctacCCTATAAGTTTGAGCTCACCGGTAGAgactgtgttccgtaactagcctaCTCTAGACCGATGGGGGGGAActccggctgccatggagtccatcaggaaaggaaaattacggcaagtactgataatacattttccgttttcctgacagactccatggcagcctacgtgtgggaaataactagccaatccacacgggtgggtatgatgAACAGAAATACATTTGATTTGACCTGTCAACTGACAAGTTTTACAAACACAAGACCATAGAAGGTAACGGAGCAGGCTCACTACAGAAAGTGACAAAAGGTAATAATGGAGGCCCACAAGGCCATCCTACAGAAGACATCTGGAACCATAAGCTGGACTCTTGCCCAATAAACTGATATACGCCTAGTGGAATGTGCTCTCGCCGACTCCGGAGGAACCGGGTCCTCGGCTTTATAAGCTTGTTGGACAGACTGGACAATCCCGGCCACAATCATTCCGCTCGAGGCTCAACTGCCAGCATGCAGGACGAACAACTAGACAGAGTGTCTGAGACGGAGGAAGTAGCTCACAAGCATACCCCCAAGATTTCATCTATGTCCAGAGGATGAATTATAGTGGACTAGTAGGTCCAAAAGTTGAGGTAGGACGATTCACTGGCTCTTATGGGACCTTGAGGCAATCATAGATTTGAGTCGATCAAAGGAAAAAAGGCGTATGTCTTCTAGAAACCAATCGATCTGTCAGGGCATCCATTCCAGAGGCCTAGCTGCACGATCCAGAGTGTAATACCTCTTAAGCTTAAAGTTGCCGGGAAAGACCAGAGAACAGGACCACTTCGGGAAGGACTTCCCATAGGCAGAATTCACTTGAATGACTGCACACGAAGGGATCACTCGTTGGTGACCAGACGAATACGTGTCAGGAAGACCACTCGGGCATTCTGGACTCCGGGATGTAAGCCGTTGACATGCAGGATAGGTTCTTCTAGACCAAAGACATAATGGACTTGACCTCCCTCCATGTGCTCCCAGATTCTTCATATAGGAGATCACTGTGGTGTTGATCACTCTTAATGATACAGACTCTCTCTTCCGGGGACTGGAGAAAGACTGAAGGGGACACCAAGCTGCCTAAATCCCCAAGGTGTTCCAGCCCGGGTTGAGAAAACGTATACCTAGCTTGACTAGGGCAAGAACCGATCTGCAGAGGGCTCCCCAACCGGAGAATTAAATTGACCGTTGCCCCTTGGCATATGTAGCTGCAGGAAACATaattggcaaagaaaaaaaaaaaaaggacgcaacaTCTGCAGGGACCACTTGACCATAGGGGTCTTGGAGACCATTGAGCCAAAAAGCTTTGGCACTGTGAGGCCCTCGGCCATGAAGAGATTAGAGATAACAAAATTCTCTTCTGAGAAACCGGGATCTTCCCCATTGGGACTGGGATGGTGCTTCCACCAtaggaaaaaacgaagctgggcTCCAGAGTACACTAGGTGCTGGATTGGTCCTAGGTGGCCTTTTACCCTGACCTATGAACCATCCAAAGCTGGCCAAGGTGGAGACTACCTTCTCCCTGTGAACCAGCAGCTACCCTTTGTCCTGCGTCAGCAACAGGAGGTCGAAGTAGTGACACAATGTACCCCTCTCGTTCTGATGAGGGCCATTATGGCCAGAGGAATTCTTGAGAAGACTTGGGTGAGGTGGTCGGCTCAACAGGAAGGGAGACGAACTGTAGATGTTCTTGTCCAACTTGGAACTGGAGGTATTTGAGAAACTCCTTCGTCACTGGAACGTGGAGATAAGTATTTAAGTCGATTGAGAATAGCCGGTGGTCTGGCTGTACAGGTAGTCGACAGAGTCTTCCTTTGACTCTTTCAGATTTTATGCACTGCTTAGGTAAGTCAGGACTGACACTAGCCGCCACAAACCTTCTTCTCCTGCTATGAGAAGGGGGAAATATACCCTTCAGGGACCACTGCTCCCTGCGACTTCAGTGCAACCATGAGTGGGGAGTATGCCAGGGACTCCACTTCTGTCTTGCAAGGGTATACTCTGAATATTTTGTTTGATGAAGAAGTTTTCCTGTCCACCATACTTCTCCCCAATGATATCCTTAACTCCTGTGAGAagcaaaaaggagagaaagagtgctacgtctccttctagatgcaggaggaatgctacgtctccttctagatgcaggaggaatgctatgtctccttctagatgcaggaggaatgctacgtctccttccagttgcaggaggaatgctacgtctcctagatgcaggaggaatgctatgtctccttctagatgcaggaggaatgctacgtctccttccagttgcaggaggaatgctacgtctccttccagttgcaggaggaatgctacgtctgcttccagttgcaggaggaatgctacatCTCCTTCCAGTTGCtagaggaatgctacgtctccttccagttgcaggaggaatgctacgtctccttccagtttcagaaggaatgctacgtctccttccagtttcagaaggaatgctacgtctccttccagttgcaggaggaatgctacgtctccttccagttgcaggaggaatgctacgtctccttccagttgcaggaggaatgctaagtctcctagttgcaggaggaatgctacgtctcctagttgca
The sequence above is drawn from the Rana temporaria chromosome 4, aRanTem1.1, whole genome shotgun sequence genome and encodes:
- the LOC120935955 gene encoding E3 ubiquitin-protein ligase TRIM11-like; its protein translation is MNYRNFHFSLLLSAMASSDLRAELDCSICLNIYTDPVMLKCGHNFCRVCIDRVFDTQEGSGDYSCPQCREEFKERPSLHSNLFLRNITQGFLSASPEPEKSGIFCTYCIHSSVPAVKSCLLCEASLCDDHLRVHSKSPEHVICVPTSTPENRKCPVHKKILEYYCTEDSACICVSCSLTGEHRGHQVETLQEVSMKRKKKLINNLQKLITKRGRTEDRVQSLKEHRGKVQGNVNGEEKRVLDLFRDLRRRLEDLEKRVLGEISRQAKGVLSPINDLIQELELKTEDLSRKMRHLEELCAMTDPLAVLQESDSGDLCDTEDGDDEYRKRHEKLLRDGGALDVTAVSHTLGQGLSDVISGAIGGIYIQKADILLDEDTANNYVCISSDKKTASRSGRSQNHTNSSERFEEYPQVLGNQSFSSGRHYWEVDLQTSNNWRIGMSYDHIDRDGDDSLIGANDVSWGLSRVGKKYSLIHDMDETELPDNLLGNKVRVYLDYEAGQISFYMCDPLHHLHTFTATFTEPLYAVLGVWHSSISLS